The Bradyrhizobium betae genomic interval TCCTGACCAATCTGTTCCTCAACGCCGCCAACCACGCCTTCGCCGACGGGCGCGCCGGCACCATCACGATCTCGGCCAAGCCGCGCGGGAGCGACGACATCGAGATCATCTTCGCCGATGACGGGGCCGGCATGACCCCCGACGTGCAGCGCCAGGCCTTTGACCCGTTCTTTACCACGCGGCGCAACGAAGGTGGCACGGGACTCGGGCTCCATATCGTCTATAACCTCGTCACCCAGCAGCTCGGCGGGCGCATGATGCTGGAATCCAAGCTGGGACAAGGCACCACTTTTCGCATTATCATGCCCCGGGTCGCCAAGGGCGGCGCGCAAAGCACAGAGACTGACGGGACTGCTCAATGGCCGAACAGGACGATGTCCTCCACCTGATCGACGACACCGGTACCGCGCCGGAGGACCAGAACGCCCGGAAGTGGAAGATCGCCGTCATCGACGACGATCCGGCCGTGCATGACGGCACGCGTTTTGCGCTCTCGGACTATTCCCTCAACGGCCAGGGCCTGGAGATCCTCTCGGCGCATTCCGCGGCCGAAGGCCGCAAGCTGATGGCCGCGCACAGCGACATCGCCGCCGTGCTGCTCGACGTCATCATGGAGACCGATGTCGCGGGCCTCGAGCTGGTCGAATTCATCCGCAACGAGCTTCAGAACGAGACCGTGCGCATCATCCTGCGCACCGGACAGCCGGGCCAGGCGCCCGAGCGTCGCGTGATCGTTCAGTACGACATCAACGACTACAAGGCCAAGACCGAGCTCACCGCCGACAAGCTGTTCACCTCGCTGACCGCGGCGCTGCGCTCCTATCAGCAGCTCGAGCGCATGTTGCAGACGCGGCGCGGGCTCGAGATCATCATCGACGCCGCCTCGACGCTGTACGACTTCAAGTCGATGCAGCGGCTCGCCGAGGGCGTGCTGACCCAGCTCGCCTCGCTGCTCAATGTCGATTGCGCCGGCATACTGGTTTTGCGCGACAATGGCGGCGTCGACCCCGAGCTCTCGGTGCTCGCCGGCAGCGGCTGCTACAGCCGCTTCATCGGCACGACGTCCTCGCGCGCGCTCGACCCCGATCTGCGCGACATGGTCGAGGCAGCTTTCTCGCGCCGCAAGAACGAATTCGCCGACCATCGCAGCGTGATTTACTTGCGCACCGGAAGCGGCCGCGAGGTCGTGGTGCTGCTGCAGGCCGAGCGCGAGCTGTCGGAGACCGACCGCTCGCTGGTTGAGATCTTCTCCAGCCGGCTCTCGATCGCGTTCGACAACGTCATCCTCTACCAGCAGCTCCAGGACGCCAACACGCAGCTGGAAGACCGCGTCGCCCAGCGCACTCGCG includes:
- a CDS encoding DUF3369 domain-containing protein, yielding MAEQDDVLHLIDDTGTAPEDQNARKWKIAVIDDDPAVHDGTRFALSDYSLNGQGLEILSAHSAAEGRKLMAAHSDIAAVLLDVIMETDVAGLELVEFIRNELQNETVRIILRTGQPGQAPERRVIVQYDINDYKAKTELTADKLFTSLTAALRSYQQLERMLQTRRGLEIIIDAASTLYDFKSMQRLAEGVLTQLASLLNVDCAGILVLRDNGGVDPELSVLAGSGCYSRFIGTTSSRALDPDLRDMVEAAFSRRKNEFADHRSVIYLRTGSGREVVVLLQAERELSETDRSLVEIFSSRLSIAFDNVILYQQLQDANTQLEDRVAQRTRALMQANRRLSAQWLRLQRANGFKNEILGTVAHDLKNPLGVILGRTEMLKELISTGASASGVVAQVDHIRDATKRLTTMVDHLISDAMADAFDITIRREPVDVAALVKEVAEANQPLAVNKQQAINVTAPPNIVTMCDTDRIREAIDNLISNAIKYSPIGGKITVAVTHEGSETIVRVSDEGAGLSPEDLGRLFGRFQRLSAKPTAGESSTGLGLSIVKRIIDMHGGEVTAESQGPGKGATFTITLPATEMP